The DNA region GTCTAGAGGCCATCTCCCGTGGAGCAAAGCAGGCTTATTTTTTTGATAAAAGTCCAAAAGCTCTAGGGATTGTGCGAGAAAATGTCTGGAACCTAAAAGAGCAAGATCGCTGTAAACTGCTTAAGGTCGATGCTACCAATCCCCCAAGGGCACCTCAGAGTATGGATTTGGTATTTCTCGATCCTCCCTTTGGTAAAAATCTTGTCCTAGCCTGTTTGCCTCCCCTAATCAAAACAGGTTGGATTAACAATAACACAATCATTGTTGCAGAAGTTGAAAGCGGTAAACCCTTATCCCTGCCAGCAGGAGTTCATATCCTACTTGAAAAATCATATGGTGCTGCGCAGGTTTTTTTTCTACAATTAACCTGAATTTTGCTCGTTATAACGGATTCTGTGGGACAATTTTGGGTTGAAAAAGGAGGCTCTTCGACGTTTCAAGTGGAATT from Pseudomonadota bacterium includes:
- the rsmD gene encoding 16S rRNA (guanine(966)-N(2))-methyltransferase RsmD, whose product is MRIVTGIHKGHALSRPPGHITRPMMDKVRESVFNILMHQNWKVCSGTILEGAIVLDAFAGSGAIGLEAISRGAKQAYFFDKSPKALGIVRENVWNLKEQDRCKLLKVDATNPPRAPQSMDLVFLDPPFGKNLVLACLPPLIKTGWINNNTIIVAEVESGKPLSLPAGVHILLEKSYGAAQVFFLQLT